In Stutzerimonas stutzeri, a genomic segment contains:
- a CDS encoding serine/threonine-protein kinase, producing the protein MKAFLFAEPASDLTYFAFASTTAAPGASSSSTIHTGELPQVLGGRYRIERLLGVGGMGAVYRARDLLREQFGDPEPYVALKTLNDDFAEYPDAHALLYTEFALTARLNHRHVVRLFGFDVDTASHRAFITLELLKGPTLDQLLSERPDGLAWDELRGIALPLIEALAYSHSHGVIHGDIKPSNVILAEDGLRLFDYGLGQPLEDVLKKLPRLSRNRFKAWTTRYAAPELLEGAEPSSVSDIYALACLLFELASGMHPFRRLSAKQAKAMALEKELRCPPNLMHGWPVLRSALAFDIADRTASLTQLLEIFRRPAPRRLQRWFGRTHG; encoded by the coding sequence ATGAAGGCGTTTCTATTTGCCGAACCGGCTTCGGACCTGACCTACTTCGCCTTCGCCTCCACGACTGCCGCGCCAGGCGCTTCGTCGTCTTCGACCATCCATACCGGCGAGTTGCCGCAGGTATTAGGCGGTCGCTATCGAATTGAACGGCTGCTCGGCGTCGGCGGCATGGGCGCCGTCTACCGCGCCCGGGACCTGTTACGTGAACAGTTCGGCGACCCGGAACCCTACGTCGCGCTCAAAACTCTGAACGATGATTTCGCCGAGTACCCCGACGCCCATGCGCTGCTCTACACCGAGTTCGCCCTAACCGCACGGCTGAACCATCGCCATGTCGTACGGCTGTTCGGCTTCGATGTGGACACGGCCAGCCACCGTGCCTTTATCACCCTCGAATTGCTCAAGGGGCCGACCCTCGACCAGTTGCTCAGCGAGCGCCCTGATGGCCTCGCCTGGGACGAGCTGCGCGGAATCGCCCTGCCGCTGATCGAAGCGTTGGCCTACTCCCATAGTCACGGCGTGATCCACGGCGACATCAAACCAAGCAACGTGATACTGGCAGAGGACGGGTTGCGCTTGTTCGACTACGGCCTCGGCCAGCCACTCGAGGACGTTTTGAAGAAGCTGCCGCGCCTCTCTCGTAATCGTTTCAAGGCATGGACGACCCGCTACGCGGCACCAGAACTGCTGGAAGGCGCCGAGCCTTCCTCAGTCAGCGACATTTACGCCCTTGCGTGTCTGCTATTCGAACTTGCGAGCGGCATGCACCCGTTCCGCCGGCTGAGCGCCAAGCAGGCCAAAGCTATGGCCCTGGAGAAAGAGCTGCGGTGTCCACCGAATCTGATGCATGGCTGGCCAGTGCTGCGCTCGGCGCTGGCATTCGATATCGCTGACCGCACGGCGAGCTTGACTCAACTATTGGAAATTTTCCGCCGCCCCGCACCTCGCCGCCTGCAGCGCTGGTTCGGGCGCACCCATGGATGA